A stretch of DNA from Candidatus Hydrogenedentota bacterium:
CTGAACCCGGACTACATCGGGAACCTTGACCGCATGGCCCGCGTCATCGCGGAGTCTTTCCAGTGAGCGGCGCGCCCGCCGTCGAGCTGCGCGGCGTGGACTGCGCCTACGGCCCGCAGACCGTGCTCTCGGGCGTGGACATGCGCGTCGAGCCGGGCCAGTTTGTCACCGTCGTCGGGCCGAACGGCGGCGGCAAGACCACCCTGTTCCGCGTCATCCTCGGCCTGATGCCCCCCCTGCGCGGCGTGGTGCGCGTCCTGGGGCGCGCCCCGGAGGAGGCCCGCGCCCGCGTCGGCTACGTCCCCCAGCAGTTCACCTTCGACCCCCTCTTCCCCGTCCGCGTGGGCGACGTTGTCGGCATGGGATGCCTCGGGCTGCGCCTCCCCCGCGCGGAGCGCCGCGCCCGCGTCGCCGCCGCGCTGGGCACTGTCGGCATGGACGGCCTGGCGGGTCGCTG
This window harbors:
- a CDS encoding ABC transporter ATP-binding protein, encoding MSGAPAVELRGVDCAYGPQTVLSGVDMRVEPGQFVTVVGPNGGGKTTLFRVILGLMPPLRGVVRVLGRAPEEARARVGYVPQQFTFDPLFPVRVGDVVGMGCLGLRLPRAERRARVAAALGTVGMDGLAGRWFNALSGGQRQRVLIARGLATDPEMLLLDEPTSNVDAAAEEAILRLLDGLRGRMTLLLITHHASVASRFLDVIYCVNRTVHIHPKTESLDEDLMRHITGLGLPGTRAAAPPEGCAHA